A window of the Gossypium hirsutum isolate 1008001.06 chromosome A05, Gossypium_hirsutum_v2.1, whole genome shotgun sequence genome harbors these coding sequences:
- the LOC107904290 gene encoding UMP-CMP kinase 3 produces the protein MGTANDSSKDISDRLAEKHPKVVFVLGGPGSGKGTQCEKIVQHFGYTHLSAGDLLRAEKNSGSENGIMIQNMMNEGKIVPSEVTIKLLQKAMLDSGNDKFLIDGFPRNEENRAAFEALTKIEPEFVLYFNCPEKEMERRILNRNQGREDDNIETIRKRFKVFLESSLPVIEYYKGKGKVREIDAAKPVEEVFKEVKDIFNPKVPKVPKDENVEGRCMCCAIL, from the exons ATGGGAACAGCCAATGATTCAAGCAAG GATATCTCCGATCGTTTGGCTGAGAAACACCCAAAGGTCGTTTTTGTTTTag GTGGTCCGGGTAGTGGCAAAGGTACCCAATGTGAGAAAATTGTTCAACATTTTGGTTACACTCATCTTAGTGCAGGAGATCTTCTCCGAGCTGAAAAAAACTCTGGTTCTGAAAATGG AATCATGATTCAGAACATGATGAATGAAGGAAAGATTGTTCCTTCCGAGGTAACAATTAAGCTTCTTCAAAAAGCAATGTTGGATAGTGGTAATGACAAGTTCCTTATTGATGGTTTTCCTCGTAATGAAGAAAACAGAGCTGCATTTGAAGCTCTT ACTAAAATTGAGCCAGAATTTGTCCTGTATTTTAATTGTCCTGAAAAAGAAATGGAGAGGCGAATTCTTAATAGAAACCAG GGAAGAGAAGATGATAACATTGAAACAATAAGGAAGCGATTTAAGGTGTTTCTAGAGTCTAGTCTTCCTGTAATTGAGTACTATAAAGGAAAGGGCAAGGTTCGAGAG ATTGATGCTGCAAAGCCGGTTGAAGAGGTATTTAAGGAGGTTAAAGATATTTTCAACCCAAAAGTCCCAAAAGTCCCAAAAGACGAAAATGTTGAGGGGAGATGCATGTGTTGTGCTATTCTGTAG
- the LOC107902482 gene encoding stemmadenine O-acetyltransferase-like: MMKFEAQILSEEIIRPSSPEIHQKEPFKLCVFDQLTPTTYVPVIVFYARTDNNTTNILTQLKKSLSEALNILYPFSGRIFSNMFLHDFDAGVPFLSVRIGCRLSEFLRHHQIETLNNLLPCPPFCKESNHQGPLLVCQVTMFACGGIALGICASHKITDAKTGFILGFVWSTICQGYHPEIRFPALSKASLIFPPKNPMPKNYIIMMENLWFTEGNFITRTFVFNEEAIAVLKDMAKGEVETTPTRTEAVSGFIWKCSMAASRAIQGTSKPSIVVQAVNMRPKGKLTT, from the coding sequence atgatgaagTTTGAAGCTCAGATTCTTTCAGAAGAAATCATCAGACCATCTTCCCCAGAAATTCATCAAAAAGAACCCTTCAAACTCTGTGTATTTGATCAGCTAACTCCCACCACTTACGTTCCAGTCATAGTATTTTATGCCCGGACTGATAACAACACCACCAATATTCTGACTCAGCTGAAGAAATCTCTTTCAGAAGCCCTAAACATCTTATATCCCTTCTCTGGGAGAATCTTTAGTAACATGTTCCTCCATGATTTCGACGCCGGTGTTCCGTTTTTATCGGTTCGAATCGGTTGTCGATTATCCGAGTTTCTCAGGCATCATCAAATTGAGACCTTGAACAACTTGCTCCCATGCCCTCCTTTCTGCAAGGAATCAAATCATCAGGGTCCTCTCTTGGTTTGTCAAGTCACCATGTTTGCATGTGGGGGAATAGCTTTAGGCATCTGCGCCTCACATAAAATCACTGACGCCAAAACAGGCTTCATTTTAGGCTTTGTTTGGAGCACAATCTGCCAAGGATACCACCCTGAAATTAGATTTCCTGCCTTATCTAAGGCATCCTTGATCTTTCCACCTAAAAATCCAATGCCCAAGAATTACATAATCATGATGGAAAACTTATGGTTCACTGAAGGTAATTTTATTACACGGACATTTGTGTTTAATGAGGAAGCAATAGCCGTCCTAAAGGACATGGCAAAAGGGGAAGTCGAGACTACACCGACACGAACCGAAGCTGTCTCGGGTTTCATCTGGAAATGTTCAATGGCGGCATCCAGGGCGATACAAGGAACCTCGAAACCATCCATTGTGGTCCAAGCGGTGAACATGAGGCCAAAAGGGAAGCTTACGACATGA
- the LOC107904289 gene encoding stemmadenine O-acetyltransferase-like has translation MRSKGKLTTLDGSIGNVFWLASALSNPAETGTELSTLVELMSQSIAAIDDEYMRSVQGEQGFEAIAEHLNQLELLFSFEKPDIFAFTSWINTHFDKLDFGWGQPCSWAILGKAGQFGNLTILVETKYGKGIEAWITLDETRMYALQKDHEFLNFASPDLQISSL, from the coding sequence ATGAGGTCAAAAGGGAAGCTTACGACATTAGATGGTTCGATTGGGAATGTGTTTTGGTTGGCGAGTGCACTCTCGAATCCAGCCGAGACAGGCACCGAGCTATCCACATTGGTCGAGTTGATGAGTCAATCCATTGCTGCTATCGACGACGAATACATGAGATCCGTCCAAGGTGAACAAGGGTTTGAAGCCATCGCTGAGCACTTGAACCAGCTGGAGCTGTTGTTTTCCTTTGAAAAACCTGATATTTTCGCCTTCACCAGCTGGATCAATACTCATTTTGACAAACTAGATTTCGGATGGGGGCAACCTTGTTCATGGGCAATACTGGGAAAAGCAGGGCAATTTGGAAACTTAACTATTCTCGTTGAAACCAAATATGGGAAAGGAATAGAAGCTTGGATAACCTTAGATGAAACCAGAATGTATGCACTACAAAAAGATCATGAATTCCTAAACTTTGCTTCTCCAGATCTCCAGATTTCAAGCTTGTGA
- the LOC107904287 gene encoding protein phosphatase 1 regulatory subunit INH3 — protein MVRPTAIGTANRSSSAMSSMTTTVTIENTSGASSSSSQPQEALVLELRPRKKKVTWKEGTVDNEFMNKKSSKICCIYHKEKPFDEDDSDDDGHDHHHHHHPSNGHDSSKDGCRPSSSSSSSSSA, from the coding sequence GGCACCGCGAACAGATCGTCATCAGCGATGTCATCCATGACAACCACCGTGACGATCGAGAACACCTCGGGCGCGTCCTCCTCGTCGTCGCAGCCGCAAGAAGCCCTCGTCCTCGAACTCCGCCCTAGGAAGAAGAAAGTTACGTGGAAAGAAGGCACCGTGGACAACGAATTCATGAACAAGAAGAGTTCCAAGATCTGTTGTATTTACCATAAAGAAAAGCCCTTCGACGAAGACGACAGTGATGACGACGGACATGaccatcatcatcaccatcatccaTCCAACGGACATGATTCCTCCAAGGATGGCTGCAGGCCCAGCAGCAGCTCCAGCTCCAGCTCCAGCGCCTGA